A region of the Puntigrus tetrazona isolate hp1 unplaced genomic scaffold, ASM1883169v1 S000000616, whole genome shotgun sequence genome:
taattattaaaaatatttttttttcaaaagtatttttactttttttttcatttcttatgttgttttgatttttttattttaaaaactttttctttactttttcgttattatttttttcatttcttatgttaatgtcactaaaaagccacaaatttgtgactgattattacaaaaatatttttttttttattaaaagtatttttactttttttcatttcttatgttgtttttttttctttaaaaatgttctttacttttttgtaattatttattttatcatttcttatgttgttttatttttttcttttttaaaacttttctttacttttttgtaattatttattttatcatttcttatcttgttttatttttttttcttttcaaaacttttttttttttttttgtaattattattattatttttttttcatttcttatgtttatgtcaCTTAAAatccaccaatttgtgactgattattacaaaaattcttctttttttattattatttttttcttttcaaaatatgctttactttttttcatttcttatgttagtcactaaaacgccacaaatttgtgactgattattacaaaaatatttttttttttcaaaagttttttacttttttttcatttcttatgttgtttttttttttttttaaaaattttctttactttttttaattatttattttatcatttcttatgttgttttatttttttttttttttaaagtttttctttacttttttatagttatttattttatcatttcttatcttgttttatttttttcttttcaaaactttttctttactttttttgtaattattattctttttttttttcattttcttatgttaatgtcactaaaaagccaccaatttgtgactgattattacaaaaatattcttttttattattattatttttttttttttattttcatatgctttacttttttttttcatttcttgttagtcactaaaacgccacaaatttgtgactgattattacaaaatattattttttttttcaaatttttttttttcttttttagttttaaaaactttttgtactttattacatttttttttttttttttttttttattttttattttgttgttgtttttttcttttaaaaatttatttacttttttgtaattattttgttttttcatttcttatgttagatgtcaaaaagccaccaatttgtgactgattattacaatttttttttattattattattattattttcttttcaaaaatatgctttactttttttttttgtaattttttttttcatttcttatgttagtcactaaaacgccacaaatttgtgactgattattacaatttttttttttttttttttcaaaagtatttttactttttttcatttcttatgttgtttttttttcttttttaaaaattttctttacttttttgttattttatattatttattttatcatttcttatgttgttttatttttttcttttttttttttcaaaacttttctttacttttttgtaattatttttcttcatttcttatgttaatatcactaaaaagccaccaatttgtgactgattattacaaaatataattttttattattttcttttaaaaaatattctttaatttttttgtcatttttttttatttcttatgtggtgtatttttttctttttacaaaaatatttttactttttaaaaattattttcatttcttgtgttaatgtcactaaaacgccacaaatttgtgactgattattacaaaaatcttgttttttttttttcaaaagtgtttttacttttttcatttcttatgttgttttatttttttttcttttcaaaacttttctttactttttgtaatttttttttcatttcttatgttaatgtcactaaaaagccaccaatttgtgactgattattacaaaaatattcttttttattattattattttcttttattattattattttctttttaaaaatatgctttactttttttgtcattttttttttcatttcttatgttagtcactaactaaaacgccacaaatttgtgactgattattacaatttttttttttttcaaaagtatttttacttttttcatttcttatgttgttttttttttgctttttaaaaaaatttatttacttttttgtaattattttgttttcatttcttatgttagtcactaaaaagccaccaatttgtgactgattattacaattttttttttttttattattattattattattttcttttcaaaaatatttatttactttttttttttcatttttttttttcatttcttatgttagtcactaaaacgccacaaatttgtgactgattattacaattttttttttttttttttgttatttttattccttttttcatttcttatgtttttttttttctttgttgttcttttttttttttaaattatttattttatcattttttatgttgttttctttttttcttttcaaaaatttctttactttttttgtaattattttttttttcttatgttagtcactaaaacgccacaaatttgtgattgattattacaaaaatatatttttttttttcaaaagtatttttactttttttcatttcttatgttgttttcttttttttttttttcaaaacttttctttgcttttttttgtaattatttattttatttttttttatcttgttttatttttttcttttcaaaacttttctttactttttttttgtaattatttttctttttttcatttcttatgttgtcactaaaaagccaccaatttgtgactgattattacaaaaatatatatatatttttttttttcaaaagtatttttacttttttcattttattatttttttcttttcaaaacttttctttgcttttttgtaattatttattttatcttttcttatcttgttttatttttttttcttttcaaaacttttctttacttttttgtaattattcatttctttcatctcttatgttaatgtcactaaaagccaccaagtagtgacttactttactttctagaatagtatttttaaaaatgttattttcttttttttttacattaatgttacttatgaagcatcaatgttacatttatgatttacctttcattaagaatttgtgaagcactaagtaactatgtttccatgcactttttctatgttttagtttctacagacagcagcactctgaaatattacattcttttcattctttgtattttgctgtctgcctgtgctctgatgtgcatgaaaacagtcttcgttttacctagacctccagagtatcatccagcggtgctcttccagctgctggagcgtcagccggtgagctggattacggctcaaactatggaaaataaggtcatggtacgctgggaagagttcagagagagcatggttagtatcctcacatcaaacgtaacagtaaacgtcatctgaacaggaaaactgagtgctcaccagtggataaggtgggatccatcttgaggtagccatgctgaatggcatcaaagctttcaaatggcagatatctgtgcatgatctcaaagagcagaactgccagtgcccagacgtctgcttctgcggcgtggaaaacagagtgcatgaggacctcaggaggggtgtatgcctctgatcctgttcaaaaaaaagacacacggtttcagtgcttctgtacgcttcaccatcaacaacacaacGCCACGCGATCATCAGCAGGACTCACCTTGGTATTCACTGCTGTTAAATCCCTCGCTGCGGATCAGACGAGCGCAGCGGAAGTCAATGAGATTGAGCTCCAGACTGTGGAGAGTTACCAGGATGTTCCTTGAGCGGATATCACCGTGATAAACTCCATGCTTATGGCAGTGTTTGACGGCATCAAGCACTTGATACATGAACAAGCGtgcttgtgcttcactgatggggccgttgaacaagatgtaatcctccaaggtcctgcagggttcagggtaatccataatgagagtgaagctgctctcattctccacccactggtgtagccgaatgatgttggggcacaagggagcttctcccagccggagcatcagagccacttcagcaagcaccggtttggagtgaccaggctgaggagagacaaacacaagatctgttagtttgccgccttctgttccagctgcatgtcagctacaggttataaaacacacttattctgcaggtttagccaacttacaatgtcaagatagcggTCCGCTTTGGCGCTTgggaatacacttcagagcgaccttcactttgtcgctgaataaatgtgttcctCATAGACCTTGCCAAGTTCCCGGAAGCGATCAAATGtcccacttcaaacaaagacacagtggatcctgaaaagcacacagaaacagaagatggactgtaagttcctttgattgtcaacagcagagttgaagttaaaagttgatgtaatttcccaacaacaaaatgatggccagtgaaaatgttgagtggctagtaaatttggaaaagtctatagcatcaataaagagaaaataagacagagcagaaatgacatgttgccaagcggtaatggctcaccttggggcaaatcgatttctggatcaggagaCACTGTGTCCGGTGTCTTTTCTGACTTGATCGACGGTGACACTGAACCGACCCGAACCAGACACTggagagagcagaactgcatcatgggcctcaatctcgggacatcttcttcctcctcaggagaggactgaggtctgcagagacctggtcctgctcctccggcagaacgagctgggattgctcgagatgcggctctgctttaggaggctggactctgtcctggtcacagcaggggaagagctgcttcacagccttacatgctctccgaagaaggcacggacagctttttcttcttccttcctttcttagctttttctgaaacacatgaagagcaaaccattagaaacatccctgaccacagattactgtgaactactaattaaacatggaaacagcacaacaaatgtcattgtcaaattattaagtcttattaagtctaccgtgtacatttaatacattactattgcatactgttttataatgtactacagtacggagatgcagataattggcactttttgcaataagttgtataaataacagaaaatggtgtcaatagaatccattgctatttgctcttagtgtaaactgaatcaatagctaagaaaatatgctattttcactgcaaaataacctctattgctatttacacttagtggaaacagatgctgccaattaattattgacagacagaaataacaataagtaaagtaacaatggctcactgtgactcggattcagagcagatgaatctgAACAGGCGCTTTCTCGATGATCCTGGAGGAACACGGCACATACAGCGGCAGCTCCAGATCGGGCGCACACCTGCCCCgcagacacagcagctcaggaacagcaggatccaCGGCAGCTGACGGACCTGGGACAGGCGCCCCTCATGATCGTCCAGATGAGCGCCCGCCTGAGCTGAGAGACTTCCACTCGGTCCGCCCATGGAAGAACCGCCGcttcacagctttgcacagcttcctgaagacgactcgctttctctttcttccctttgatagctgtgcctggaatgaagaagagaaaacagaaaaatattagaaacaaacatctctaaccacagatcagaaacagattactttttcgacacatttctgacagtgaactgattcaagctgaaaatagtacagctctaataatgagacatagaaaaatctgcagttaaggtaaaggccggttttacctcttatcgtgacgccttagttgtgttcagagtctactaacagcgaatcttttaagtttaactgcttcaagaactagtaagaaatgtcatgtagctttccacctgctaaactattttatgaataaatttgcattgctaacaaaaagtttctgttcgagtttgctctgtttaccctattgttttttaatatttattggctctatgaattctggggtttcgttattaaactgttatagatagcccatagtatgacaaaaatatctctctgagctgtttggctcctctggacgagcgagcatacaagttcatattttgctggaaagcaaagtcaaaaactgagccaaagactgagctcagaccgagaaagtaaaataacactacttactgctgttgatgtccatctcagctgctgggctgttctccatcgaATCGCTTAATCGACACTTTGAAACTCGGTTTCAAGCCCAGGCGGCTCGAGCGCGAGGCTTGCCCTCAGTTGTAgacatttgtgaacagtgtgaatattctgaaaagactgtcTGTAAATCGTGAATCTGAATAGTTTAAGTGAGTGGAATCAGTCGCTGCTTCTAACCGCCACTCAACTAGATACGCGTCTGCCGTTAGAAGCGCGAGCGGGTCTTCTATAGCCGCTGCGTTGTGACGTCACATTGGAAGctcacgtgctttttttttttttttcagaagctcacgtgctgctgctttttttttttttttttttagctcgcctttccactctgccttatatggaagcccgcttcgccactgaataaaaaaaaagaaaaaaattattgcgacttttttatctcacaattcactttttttttttctcagaattgcgagatataaagtcagaattctgccttttttttctcttatttgcgacactttctttctggcaaagcgccacgagatgtgactcttacaggacacgaggatccttactttttttatcataaacagagcttttatcataaacagagcacaccacaattacactctttaaaaaaaattaaaccattatgtaaaggtaaatgtattttggtatgggtttttaatgttatgcacaagattagatgtttccaggagggcaaatttaaaatctgatgtgtctagaaaatacttaaatgtgtaaaaacatgacatgattgatgtttgaagggaacaaaacccatttaacacaaagcaggatagaattatgtttaattaaaagggaaatgggaaatacaggttttttttaggaataagtgatcattctgatatttcaatcaatcatttttatttatatagcgcttttaacaacacaggttgcatcaaaacacagtacagtataaagcagaagaatacaatgacagggatgtataatgacgagagtgaacaatttcttattaaatgcagagacggtctctgtaatcaattgaCGGTAATccctagaagttaagtgtccccaacaaagcaagccagaggaaccataaaccccatccatacagaatggagaaaaaaaaaccttgggaaaaaccagactcagttggggcccgtTCTCCTCTGaacggacgcccagcacttaacttccagttcaattttaaacgcagctgtgtcagatagcgtaaatgacttagtgagtgagtgagagtgtgtgtgtgtgtgtgtgtgtgtgtgtgtgtgtgtgtgtgtgtgtgtgtgtgtgtgtgtgtgtgtgtgtgtgtgtgtgtgtgtgtgtgtgtgtgtgtgtgtgtgtgtgtgtgtgtgtgtgtgtgtgtgtgtgtgtgtgtaaagcatcagatctggtgatcggtccacagagctcatctaggtgttctggtctctgatgaacataatctctggctgctgatccaccatctagtctggatacaaactgtgaaacagattaagaaagaaacaggactaatattagcgtagatgccattctttttatgatgtcacaagtacattgtgttttaggagtagtgttcccggttccagcggatttaagtaatgcagcctaaaaatcctttaacagatttgaataataaaaagtgtgttggtgtgctatgtgtaggctaggttaaaaaaagatgtgtctttaatctagatttaaactggcagagtgtgtctgcttcccgaacagagttagggagattgttccagagattttgatattctaggtattataaaatggccagagttttgagaacgcagtggacgtgcaggactataatgtgataagagctcgctcaagtattgaggagctaaaccattcagggctttataggtaattaataagattttaaaatctatccgatgtttgataaggagccagtgcagtgttgacagaaccggctaatatgatcatacttcctagttctagtaacgactctagctgctgcgcttttggaccagctgaagtttatcaagcgtgcagaacaaccaaccaataaagcattacaataatctaactcaagtcataaacgcatgaattaacatttctgcattagaggttgaaagcataggtcgtaatttgtatgtatttttaagacggaaaaacacagtcttacagatgctggaaacatggttgtcggcggaaagattgctgtcaaacggcacacctaggttcctaactgatgaagaacaattaacagagcagccatcaagtgttagacagtgttctagattattatatgtggggttattaggtccaattattagcaccaattattagtttttttcagaatttagcattaagaagttactcatcatccagttttttatatcgactatgcattctgttagattctcaatttggtgtgtatcaccaggctgcgctgaaatatagagctgagtatcatcagcatagcagtgaaagctaacactatgtctcctgataatatatttcccagaggtaacatgtataggttgaaaagtaacggtcctagcattgagccttgaggaactccatatttcacttgtgagcgatatacttcctcatttactgctacaaactgatgatttaaaccatgctaaggcgcttcctctaatgccaacatagttttctagtctatccaagagaatgttgtgatcaatagtattgaatgctgcgctaagatctaatagcactaataacgagataaaaccacgagccgatgatagaagcaggtcattagtaactctaatgagagcagtctcagtactatggaacggtctaaaacctgattggaaatcctcgcagataccatttttttctaaaaaggaacacagttgtgaggatactaccttttctagtatctttgacagaaaagggagattagagattggtctgtaatttcctaagtctttggggtcaagatgtggtttcttaataagaggcttaactactgccagtttgaaggttttgggaacatagcctaatgacaatgatgaattaataatgttcaaaataggatctatgacttctggaagcaaatcttttaatagtttagatggaatagggtctaacatacatgttgccggtttagatgatttaacaagtttgtataagtcttcttctcctataatagagaaagagtgtaatttttcctcaggggatctatagctcactaactgatgtgcaactgtagctgacggctgcgtagttacaattaaaaagatgaaagaaaacagtttgtctccttcctgacctgggcactagttggtcaagttggaactctaagactatatgccatatttctagatagaagagcggcaccaccccaggagggatgaagaccatctcttttcaacaggtccatccagaaactgggcaccacttcgacatccagccattgagacccagcagtctgctgtaaatctcatcaccccggtaggcagggaggggaccagagcatattacattgtccgacatcgtactagcaaattcacacacaaaatgttctttacttttttttcatttcttatgtaaatgattttttcatttcttatgtttatgttttatttttttcttttcaaaaatattctttactttttttaattattattttttatttcttatgttaatgtctctaaaaagccaccaatttgtgactggttattacaaaaaacatttttattattattatttttttttttacattctttacgtttttttggattttttttttcatttatgttaatttcactaaaaagccacagatttgtgactgattattgcaaaaataatctttactttttttcaattattaattctttttatttcgtatgttaatgtcactaaaaagccacaaacttgtgactagttaatttttttaaatattatacataaatatgctttcctttttaaaaatagtattatatattattttttttcatttcttaatgtcactaaaaagccacaaatttgtgactaattattataaaaatattgtttactttttttataattattatttttttcatttcatatgttaatgtcactaaaactttgtgactgattatttcaaaactattctttactttttttgtactactactactactactgctactactactattttctctggaagaaaataaataaataaatgaataaataaacatcatcaccctatctctaaaggagtgcccagccaccctacggaggaaactaatttcggccgcttgtat
Encoded here:
- the LOC122334668 gene encoding serine/threonine-protein kinase pim-1-like, encoding MDYPEPCRTLEDYILFNGPISEAQARLFMYQVLDAVKHCHKHGVYHGDIRSRNILVTLHSLELNLIDFRCARLIRSEGFNSSEYQGSEAYTPPEVLMHSVFHAAEAERLGTGSSAL